One genomic window of Cheilinus undulatus linkage group 7, ASM1832078v1, whole genome shotgun sequence includes the following:
- the LOC121512583 gene encoding gamma-interferon-inducible lysosomal thiol reductase: protein MRRLIRQCLWQKFQSSELCDRCTSVLVLNMRLSGFFAVFLLLCADRSSSGMSHPKPSCRYPPSQWCRSLEIAIACKVQKQCMEVNATRPNQSVPPVSVTLYYESLCPACRVFITQQLFPTWTMLQDIMTVTLVPYGNAKELPSANSPFSCQHGEPECKGNMIEACIIHLTGHSAFQIIYCMESSVDVISAAQPCVQLYAPSVSWSSIDSCVKGSLGNQLMHANAAMTRALNPAHTHVPWVTFNGEYTEENEDKAMSSLFRLVCQLYKGVKPPVCTGASVRLNRGFC from the exons ATGAGGAGGCTGATTAGGCAGTGCTTGTGGCAAAAGTTTCAGTCGTCTGAGCTCTGTGACCGTTGTACTTCTGTTCTGGTGTTAAACATGAGACTCTCAGggttttttgctgtgtttttactcctctgcgCTGACCGGAGTAGCTCCGGGATGTCTCATCCTAAACCGTCCTGTCGTTACCCTCCTTCCCAGTGGTGTCGGTCCCTGGAGATAGCAATAGCCTGCAAG GTTCAGAAGCAGTGTATGGAGGTGAACGCAACCAGACCAAACCAGTCTGTTCCTCCAGTATCCGTCACTCTATACTATGAGAGTCTGTGTCCGGCCTGCAGAGTCTTCATCACACAGCAGCTCTTCCCCACCTGGACCATGCTGCAGGACATCATGACTGTCACCCTGGTGCCCTACGGGAATGCAAAG GAGCTTCCGTCTGCAAACTCGCCCTTCAGTTGTCAGCACGGAGAGCCTGAGTGTAAAGGAAACATGATAGAG GCCTGCATCATCCATTTAACTGGACACTCAGCATTTCAGATCATCTACTGCATGGAGTCATCTGTAGATGTAATTAGTGCTGCGCAGCCT TGTGTTCAGCTGTACGCTCCCTCCGTCTCCTGGTCCAGCATCGACTCGTGTGTTAAAGGAAGTCTGGGAAACCAGCTGATGCACGCCAACGCTGCCATGACCAGAGCTCTGAATCCTGCGCACACGCACGTCCCCTGGGTCACTTTCAATGGG gAATACACTGAAGAGAACGAAGACAAGGCCATGTCGTCACTTTTCCGTCTGGTCTGCCAGCTCtacaag GGAGTGAAGCCTCCAGTGTGCACAGGAGCTTCAGTCAGACTGAATAGGGGTTTCTgctga